The Procambarus clarkii isolate CNS0578487 chromosome 18, FALCON_Pclarkii_2.0, whole genome shotgun sequence genome segment ttgtaccaagagaaacaacaacggcactttcctgcaccgtgggaggttacaccctttccagttttaatccctccctttccacccaagaagcaaattagagatcagcccaagcttcgtcctgaggcaaagctcaacgccttaagccatattgatgctctgtccacagagcattctctctctcaaatcatatacactgatggttccctacaccgccccacgggtgcagctggaagtgcagctgttctgacaatgggcgatggcttgtactttgagtggggagtccgtataaacaactgggcctctacccttcagactgaactatttgccttgatccttgcactgaaatgtgtacaagtctccaagcttgatacattaattataagtgactctttattatccttaaatgctctcaactctttaagacataactgtaacatgctcgtgtccgaagctagactcaaatacaacaaaattattaatgatggtaacagagtccatttcatgtggactccatctcatggtggcctccgaatgcatgatagagctgataagttagccaaagaatcttcctttgcctttaaaggagaaattgagtgTAACCTTAGATTGTCAATAAGAAGTCTGAGAGCAATAGAActtcaagaacttcaacaaaatcttgtagatctgaggcaaagtgaaatcgagtatgcaacatacacgccaccagaggatttgaacatacacgagaccaatctccaggaagccattgcagctgctgcaaacaaagctattccaatcattatcacaggaaacacaaaacgaaagaactattagttctatagtaatgaagttaaagaacagaaccacagagtcaacatcttcagaaaacatctaaagagaaaccccacaccagaaggaagaactctgctaagagcggtgatatctgaagcaaggcgagtttctagagaagtaaaggaggcaagatggtttgagtggtgtcaaactctaaatgaacatagtagtcttggcaagatatggggtcagattaaaactgtatcaggtcgaccagcccgaccacaggcatgtattcaaccattgcaggaggctgagagacttgctctccaatttgcagaaagaacagcttcatatcagcttcctgcaatggtccgaaggcagcaagaacaattaaaacaagagaggttgacagtcattcatgagagcatagctataaatgacgaatgtgactgtcccttcaccaaacagGAACTAATCAGAACCAAaagaggtggtaaggacactgcaccaggtgctgataacattacatataggtgtaatgttatcagcacttggcaggtgtggaggaagCATCATGTGTGGTAGGTGTGGAAGAGGCAccatgtgaggcaggtgtggaggaggcatcatgagtggcaggtgtggaggaggcaccaTATGTGACAGGTATGGAGGAGGCAccatgtgtggcaggtgtggaggaggtactatgtgtggcaggtgtggaggaggcaccatgtgtgacaggtgtgtaggAGGTACCAtatgtgacaggtgtggaggaggtaCCATGTGTGGCAGGTATGGAGGAGGTAccatgtgtggcaggtgtggaggaggcaccttgtgtggcaggtgtggaggaggcaccatgtgtggcaggtgtggaggaggtacTATGTGTAGCAGGTGAGGAGGAGGCAccatgtgtggcaggtgtggaggaggcaccatgtgtgacaggtgtggaggaggcacaatgtgtggcaggtgtggaggaggcaccaTGTGTGGCAGGAATGGAGGAGGCAccatgtgtggcaggtgtggaggaggcaccatatgtggcaggtgtggaggaggtaccatgtgtgacaggtgtggaggaggcaccatgtgtggcaggtgtggaggaggcacctTGTGTGGCCGGTGTGGAGGAGGCAccatgtgtggcaggtgtggaggaggtacTATGTGTAGCAGGTGTGAAGGAGGCAccatgtgtggcaggtgtggaggaggcaccatgtgtggcaggtgtggaggaggcaccatgtgtggcaggtgtggaagAGGCAccatgtgtggcaggtgtggaggaggcaccatgtgtggcaggtgtggaggaggcaccatgcgtggcaggtgtggaggaggcaccatgtgtggcaggtgtggaggaggcaccatgtgtggcaggtgtggaggagacaccatgtgtggcaggtgtggaggagacaccatgtgtggcaggtgtggaggaggcaccatgtgtggcaggtgtggaggaggcaccatgtgtggcaggtgtggaggaggcaccaTGTGTGGCCGGTGTGGAGGAGGCAccatgtgtggcaggtgtggaggaggcaccatgtgtggcaggtgtggaggaggcaccatgtgtggcaggtggggaggAGGCACCTTGTGTGGCCGGTGTGGAGGAGGCAccatgtgtggcaggtgtggaggaggtacTATGTGTAGCAGGTGTGAAGGAGGTAccatgtgtggcaggtgtggaggaggcaccatgtgtggcaggtgtggaggaggcaccatatgtggcaggtgtggaggaggcaccatgtgtggcaggtgtggatgtgggaaccgacctgtgagatttatatttatttaatttatatgaatttatatttacgttaatttatatacttcgatagcaatttgtataatgataagtggactgtatttctgcaataatctcataatctcacaaatcgatcctctacacattaggggggtttagtttatatatatgcagccaatcaaactacagaattagactacatacattgaagaggttccttatcttatagtacagcaggttagtccaccaggtataactagggtgtagacaccaaattatcctctttgaggtagcttccatcacccagtaactggtgcacaaatcttgcttcctcgtcttgacctgtcaaaagggcgctagctgtgaagccaggttctatatatgacaagctatatcagagaaaacactatacatggaacaataaagacctggcttaattacctttagtttgaggcgatttcgtgatctaaccggatcaccctatatcctgacattaatggccataaatgaatgataaacgggtttcggatagacacttaacttgaatttgtagacagcgtgttgataatggtacacttttagtttccataacactacgtccaagtaaatttaacaggagccgaatttgctcccgtgtgagcctctggtctagtctcaacaatggctgcatctaacactccatactattgacgcctggccgacattgtccagatatgataggagccgaatttgctccacgcgtctcggatgtgacacaacaatggctgccctccttccccactgacgcctggcttacattgtccagatttcagaaagtgatagaagggtcacatttactctactttaatattgataattaagttaatttatataagatgtttttatgatggtaaagtccaaacactaatgtatttaagaataattcccaccataataggtggtgaattataatagtatgtggtgatgatatcccgttttctttagacggtaattccactacaagttacgttttctatgggttaacttgtttatacaacacagctcttatctgtctgtatgatattattattaaatggtgtcggattttctgacaGTGGAGGAGGCAccatgtgtggcaggtgtggaggaggcaccaTGTGTGGCCGGTGTGGAGGAGGCAccatgtgtggcaggtgtggaggaggcaccaTGTGTGGAGGAGGCAccatgtgtggcaggtgtggaggaggcaccatgtgtggcaggtgtggaggaggcaccatgtgtggcaggtgtggaggaggcaccatgtgtggcaggtgtggaggaggcaccatgtgtggcaggtgtggaggaggcaccatgtgtggcaggtgtggaggaggcaccatgtgtggcaggtgtggaggaggcaccatgtgtggcaggtgtggaggaggcaccatgcgtggcaggtgtggaggaggcaccaTGGGCCACGCCTCTCCTACAATACAGTCATTGTATGACTGAGAGTCAGAGGAAGAGAATTACTGGACGCCTGgacccgggtgcatgggggggggggggggagtgtgtgacaCACCGGTTAGGCTTCAGTTGAAGCCTCGGGACCCTCctgggtgcagtagtacccccAACCTGCAATTCAATTGACCATGTAGTGGCGTAGTCGAGTGGAGCGTGTACCTGGGGAACCCCCAACGCATAGTTTCGAACCTTCATCGCGGCTTCGGAGGATTtgttaaaaaataataatgtttaACATTAAGGGGATTCTGTGAACGTGTAGCCGGAAGCCAAACCTTTCCTCTTGCAATTGTGACGATAACAATGGCGGCCAAAAAGACGCAGAGGCAAATTACAGCGTGTCAGCCCCAGGGTCGTCTCTCAGTCACACAATTATGGGGCGGGAGTGAGTGTTGGGGGAGGGGCTGGCTGGGTCTGGCCTGGTATATATAACCCCGtcacacacaccacgaccccaCAACACATCCTCCTGTCTACACCTGCCTCCAGTCTCTGGTGAGTCTCGGTTTGTTTACTAAACAGACAACCCATTCTCCTGCTTTGATTGTGGTTTGTGTAACTCGGTGCTCCACAGTACAAAGATTGCtgttctaagcaattagatagtagaactttgtactgtTCACTTTATAGTCGGAAAAatgaatgtaaaaataaacttaaatatttctaggcctagtatttattttatttatttatttatttatttatatatatgcaataaggtacattgggtttatgcgtGTACATATCATTGATTGtttttacagtcttgtaaagccactaacatgcacagcgtttcgggcaggtccttaatctaacagataatattaattagatattttgtagcaaaattgaaaaatatTAACAGGAACATTGTTAGAAATTTTGAAGAAAATTAGTACgtacattatagtaaaatttgAAGATTATCAACAggtcattgtagcataatttgaagaTTATCAACAggtcattgtagcataatttgaggattattactAAGTACAATGTAGTCAAATTTGCATTcaacataacaaccatgatataagataatagcagtgattacaatggtgaagttgaATGGCTTAGGCACATATACTGGGGCgtaggtagcacaagatacagtgcgagtctgAAACACTTGGTAAGAAACTATGAGGAAAaacctaatatagtacacatatgtactatattaggccccaGACTCGAGTATTAGGCCCCAGACTCGAGTATTAGGCCCCAGACTCGAGTATTAGGCCCCAGACTCGAGTATTAGGCCCCAGACTCGAGTATTAGGCCCCAGACTCGAGTATTAGGCCCCAGACTCGAGTATTAGGCCCCAGACTCGAGTATTAGGCCCCAGACTCGAGTATTAGGCCCCAGACTcgagtattaggcctaggaacgttagattagtttagtttgtctttgcaacacaagTAGAAAATAGTtcaccggtttgtccaactcaatagtgctgatttctactttctaattttcgttgtacgtcggtaaatAATGCCTACTTGATACCTGCTTAATGGGGTTTCTGGGactttttctactccccaagtccggcccgagtccaggcttgacttgtgagagcttggtccaacaggctgttgcttggaacggcccgcaggcccacacatccaccacagcctggttggtccagcactccttgaataAATCTAtctaattttctcttgaagatgtccgcggttgttcctgcaatatttcttatactcgctgggaggatgttgaacaaccgtagacctctgatgtttactaatgttaaataataatattaattattattaatgggAATAATGTTAACGCGTAACCTCACACTCCTGTGTAAACAAATATTCACCTTTGGACTATAAGGTACaacgatctatcttgaggttatcttgagatgatttcggggctttagtgtccccgcagcccggtcctcgaccaggcctccacccccaggaagcagcccgtgacagctgactaacacccaggtacctatttactgctaggtaacaggggcatagggtgaaagaaactttgcccattgtttctcgccggcgcctgggatcgaacccaggaccacaggatcacaagtccagtgtgctgtccgctcggccgaccggctccctaccggaTCAAGTTCCCTTCAGTCATCAAGACACACGAGTACCTCTCAACTCTGGTAGTTGTTGTTACACGTCGTCTGACGACCATGGTCGAGTCAttaccctccaaacacacaccgaaactacgacgttggcacaacgttcgaacaagttttaacaccacctaaccagttataacaaccaatatatcaagttgtaacaacgttcgaatacgtcataaacacattaagccaagatgtaacaactttattacaagttgttacaagcggaaaatagagacagtttcggtttgtgtttccagggtaggcgCTTACTTGTTGACTCAAATGTTGGCGGGAATTTACCAGTCACAATAATAAAGACCCAGAGCTAGAGACTTGCCTTAGACCACCCAGTCATTGTGAAGCTCAACACACACAAGATACATGCAGACCATACTTTATACATTTAATAATGATACTGTAAATGCTCTAAGCTCTAAAGTGAGTCCGAGATATAGAGAACCAATGATGGAGACTGGAATCATTTTAGCCAAGGGCGAGGATGTCGAAGTGTCCGGTCCGTCACCCATTCAGATACTGGCCAGACCCAAGCTCTCAAGACCACCAGGTACTTACGCTAACAcccgtgtactcacttagttgtgcttgtgggggttgagctgtctctttggtcctgtctctttggtcccgtctttgGTCCCGTATGTTATTGgtcggctggtgtgtgtgtaagaggtTCCCAGAGACCAGTGTCTCACTcactacccctgcaccaccaccacctgcaacacacaaGACGGACATGTTTACAGGCAGGTGACACTATAACGACTTCTGCCagtgtccccctccccctcctacaCGGGTCACGTGATCAGCAGAGACAGATGCAGATCCTGTTGAATGTAGACGACCAATCGGCAATCAATCTCTGCTTGAATGCGGAGTTGTTCTTAATACACGGCTTTTACGGTCATATTCAGCGACGACCTCCCATTCTCCTCTCTCACAGTGACCATCACGTCTTCCCTGTCACACAGTGacgattatttatttatatacaagataaatctgtctctctctctctctctctctctctctctctctctctctctctctctctctctctctctctctctctctctctctctctctctctctctctctctctctctctctctctctctcctctctctctctctctctctctctctctctctctctctctctctctctctctctctctctctctctctctctctctctctctctctctctctctctctctctctctctctctctctctctctctctctctctctctctctctctctctctctctctctctctctctctctctctctctctctctctccctctctctctctctctctctctctctcccctctctctctctctctctctctctctctctctctccctctctctctctctctctctctctctctctctcccctctctctctctctctctctctctctctctccctctctctctctctctctctctctctctctctctctctctctctccctctctctctctctctctctctctctctctctcctcctctctctctctctctctctctctctctctctcctctctctctctctctctctctctctctctctctctctcctctctctctctctctctctctctctcctctctctctctctctctctctctctctctctctctctctctctctctctctctctctctctctcctctctctctctctctctctctccctctctctctctctctctctcctctctctctctctctctctctctctctctctccctctctctctctctctctctcccctctctctctctctctctctcccctctctctctctctctctctctccctctctctctctccctctctctctctctctctctctctctctctctctctctctctctctccctctctctctctctctctctctcccctctctctctcccctctctctctctctctctctctctctctctctctctctctctcccctctctctctctctctctctcccctctctctctcccctctctctctctctctctctctctctctctctctctctccctctctctctctctctctctctctctctctctctctctctctctctctctctctctctctctctctctctctctctctctctctctctctctctctctctctctctctctctctctctctctctctctctctctctctctctctctctctctctctctctctctctctctctctctctctctctctctctctctctctcctctctctctctctctctctctctctctctctctctctctctctctctctctctctctctctctctctctctctctctctctctctctctctctctctctctctctctctctctctccctctctctctctctctctctctctctctctctctctctctctctctctctctctctctctctctctctctctctctctctctctctctctctctctctctctctctctctctctctctctctctctctctctctctctctctctctctctctctctctctctctctctctctcccctctctctctctctctcccctctctctctcccctctctctctctctctctcccctctctctctctctctctctccccctctctctctctctctctctctctctctctctctctctctctctctctctctctctctctctcccctctctctctctctctctctctctctctccccctctctctctctctctctctctctctctctctctctcactctcactctgtcTCACAGTGATCTCACCCTCTCCCTGTCTGACAGTGACGACCTCCGTCTTCCTCAGAGTCTGCTGTagcaccatgatgatgatgagagtggtgacgtgtgtggtggtggtgacggcggcggtGCTGGTCCTTGTTGACGCCGCCCCCCAGACTGGTGCTCCTCTAGGCCTGTCGTGTCCGGAGACCAGCTCCCAAGTCATGACCACCCTGGGTAAGTCGAGGGTCATTGGTGATGAGTATGTGGTGAGTGTATgagatgtgagggtgtgtgtggtgagtgtatgagatgtgagtgtgtgtgtggtgagtgtatgagatgtgagtgtgtgtgtggtgagtgtatgtgtgtgacgTAAGCCTATTTTCCCTGTACATGGGTATCCAAACCTCATGCAGTGTAAGTGCACTTTTGTTCTTCTGTTGTGACGTCTCCTCAGAATAAGTAGTTTACAGTCGACTGAATTCTTACACAACCAGTAACTCGCGATTTTGCGTTGTAGTCACTGTACATTTTCtgctttaatttattaattatttttcttattgggCACTAGACTCTATGGGATGTAAATATCTTCATTCCCACCTCTTAGATGAAAGTTTGTTGCTTCATCTGTAATGTCATATCCAGGTGTtcctacatgacttggcacctCGGTGGTAAGTATTCGCCGACCTTACCATTTGAATGTTTGCATTAATGCTATGACATTTGTGGTCAGATGAATGTAGTTACATAAATGTTCTTGTTGCGAGGTTTCTATGGAAGTTCTGGAATCTGTTTGTATGATAACCCgtttcggtgttcagcaagaacaTGTTCCAAAGACTTTTCAATTGCTAACATctctgtaaagttgaacacccatttgagagtctccaattAACTATGGAATTTTCCACCTTATCTGCAGCACTAGATATTCGTCTATGTTAGTCTACTGGTCTAATCTgagaagtatgtgaagctgtcacaTACCAATTTTTGCTTCTATATTCATCTATGCCACGATGAGTAATAGAtggggatcttcttgaggttatcttgagatgatttcggggcttttagtgtccccgcggcccggtcctcgaccaggcctccacccccaggaagcagcccatgacagctgactaacacccaggtatctattttactgctaggtaacaggggcgtagggtgaaaaaaactctgcccattgtttctcgccggcgcctgggatcgaacccaggaccacaggatcacaagtcccgcgtgctgttcgctcggccgaccggctccctacgggATTAGTTTGATTCTTTTTTTCCTTGCAGAGTCATAATGTTAAAGTTTTTCTTCCTTGTTAATGTCATAATGTTTCGGGTAATGATTCCCAAGTCTTGTATAacgaagtctgcatgtatttcctcGACTCCGTTCTCAGTGATTGTATTTGTGATAAATGTATTGATAATGTTTGTTGTCCGGTGGGTCCGGGGCTCActatagtccgtgctacatggacatttccttCCCAGTAGCtacatctacaacaacaacaacaacaacaacaacggtgggGCCAGCTGAGTGAACCCACCGTTGTTTAgcgagtgtgtagtggtggtggtggtgtgtggtggtggtgagtgtgtagtggtggtggtgtggtggtggtgagtgtgtagtggtggtggtggtgtgtggtggtggtggtgtgtggtggtggtgtgtggtgtagtgagtgtgtagtggtggtggtggtgtgtggtggtggtggtgtgtggtggtggtggtgtgtggtgtagtgagtgtgtggtggtggtgagtgtgtagtggtggtggtggtgtgtggtgtagtgagtgtgtagtggtggtggtggtgtgtggtggtggtggtgtgtggtggtggtggtgtgtggtggtggtggtggtgtgtggtgtagtgagtgtgtagtggtggtggtgagtgtgtggtgtagtgagtgtgtagtggtggtggtgagtgtgtggtggtggtggtgtgtggtggtggtggtgtgtggtgtagtgagtgtgtagtggtggtggtggtgtgtggtggtggtgagtgtgtagtggtggtggtggtgtgtggtgtagtgagtgtgtagtggtggtggtgagtgtgtggtggtggtggtgtgtggtggtggtggtgtgtggtggtggtggtggtgtgtggtgtagtgagtgtgtagtggtggtggtggtgtgtggtggtggtgagtgtgtagtggtggtggtggtgtgtggtggtggtggtggtgtgtggtggtggtggtggtgtgtggttatgatgagtgtgtagtggtggtggtggtgtgtggtggtggtgagtgtgtggttatgatgagtgtgtagtggtggtggtggtgtgtggtggtggtgagtgtgtggtggtggtgagtgtgtagtggtggtggtggtggtgtgtggtgtagtgagtgtgtagtggtggtggtgagtgtgtggtggtggtggtgtgtggtggtggtggtgtgtggtggtggtggtggtgtgtggtgtagtgagtgtgtagtggtggtggtggtgtgtggtggtggtgagtgtgtagtggtggtggtggtgtgtggtggtggtggtggtgtgtggtggtggtggtggtgtgtggttatgatgagtgtgtagtggtggtggtggtgtgtggtggtggtgagtgtgtggttatgatgagtgtgtagtggtggtggtggtgtgtggtggtggtgagtgtgtggtggtggtgagtgtgtagtggtggtggtggtgtgtggtggtggtgagtgtgtggtggtggtgagtgtgtagtggtggtggtggt includes the following:
- the LOC138365961 gene encoding neurogenic locus Notch protein-like encodes the protein MEEVPCVAGVEEAPCVAGVEEAPCVAGVEEVLCVAGEEEAPCVAGVEEAPCVTGVEEAQCVAGVEEAPCVAGMEEAPCVAGVEEAPYVAGVEEVPCVTGVEEAPCVAGVEEAPCVAGVEEAPCVAGVEEVLCVAGVKEAPCVAGVEEAPCVAGVEEAPCVAGVEEAPCVAGVEEAPCVAGVEEAPCVAGVEEAPCVAGVEEAPCVAGVEEAPCVAGVEEAPCVAGVEEAPCVAGVEEAPCVAGGEEAPCVAGVEEAPCVAGVEEVLCVAGVKEVPCVAGVEEAPCVAGVEEAPYVAVEEAPCVAGVEEAPCVAGVEEAPCVAGVEEAPCVEEAPCVAGVEEAPCVAGVEEAPCVAGTLLEILKKISTYIIVKFEDYQQVIVA